One window of the Shewanella cyperi genome contains the following:
- a CDS encoding adenylate/guanylate cyclase domain-containing protein, with the protein MRASRQAKKLLFAILAWAIAMAAFVFFRYAQSPELPKWAVSSADLATLAIYMGIVFGSLHWMSNLVTDFSAIHRLPYFFSVLFKGLFLLLGATTLAYITQYLNLWAIENHMATLRQMLTVHILYSPSFQALIVYLVVVRLGLAFIEQMGLLVGPRVLLNIGLGKYHKPRYEQRLFLYLDMVASTTHAESLGDYRFSRLIQDSFSLLSDTVANNEAEIYRYMGDAVLIHWPMEQGIKKDRCLNIYFEFSQELAWQRQFFEERYGFVPKFKAAAHCGQVVAAVVGVQKQEISFFSDVINTLARLQDQCNPLGQRMLISGALASRLDRSDSDYELTDLGPVKLKGKQHSIEVFGVSQKKPQQD; encoded by the coding sequence GTGAGAGCAAGTCGTCAGGCAAAGAAGCTATTGTTTGCCATTTTGGCCTGGGCCATTGCCATGGCAGCCTTTGTATTCTTCCGCTATGCGCAATCCCCGGAATTGCCCAAATGGGCAGTCAGCTCTGCGGATCTGGCAACCTTGGCCATCTATATGGGGATAGTGTTCGGCAGCCTGCACTGGATGTCGAATCTGGTCACTGACTTCAGCGCCATCCACCGCCTGCCCTATTTTTTCTCCGTGCTGTTTAAAGGGCTGTTTTTGCTCCTGGGTGCCACCACATTGGCCTACATCACCCAGTACCTTAACCTCTGGGCCATAGAGAATCACATGGCCACCCTGAGGCAGATGCTGACCGTGCATATTCTTTACAGTCCATCATTTCAGGCACTGATAGTCTATCTGGTGGTCGTCCGGCTGGGATTGGCCTTTATCGAGCAAATGGGCTTGTTGGTGGGCCCCAGGGTGCTGCTCAATATTGGCCTGGGCAAATATCATAAGCCCAGGTATGAACAACGACTCTTCCTCTATCTGGACATGGTGGCCAGCACCACCCACGCCGAATCCCTGGGTGACTACAGATTCAGCCGCCTGATCCAGGACAGCTTCAGCCTGCTGTCGGATACAGTGGCCAACAATGAAGCCGAAATTTACCGTTACATGGGTGATGCCGTGCTGATCCACTGGCCCATGGAGCAGGGCATCAAGAAAGATCGCTGTTTGAATATCTACTTTGAATTCAGTCAGGAGCTGGCCTGGCAAAGGCAGTTCTTTGAAGAGCGCTACGGATTTGTGCCCAAATTCAAGGCCGCGGCACACTGCGGCCAGGTGGTGGCCGCTGTGGTCGGGGTGCAAAAGCAGGAGATCAGTTTCTTCAGCGATGTGATTAACACCCTGGCCCGCTTGCAGGATCAGTGCAATCCTCTGGGACAGCGGATGCTGATTTCCGGCGCGCTGGCCTCAAGGCTCGACCGCAGCGACAGCGATTATGAGCTGACCGATCTGGGACCGGTGAAGCTTAAGGG
- the mutH gene encoding DNA mismatch repair endonuclease MutH: MNIHNSPTSLEELMDRAVGMAGLSLAQLAAEHSLGVPKDLRRDKGWIGQLMELELGASAGSKPQQDFLHLGVELKTIPVDDTGKPLETTYVCVAPLLDTTGLRWHDSLVRHKLQRVLWIPVQGSRDIPLGERRIGMPVLWQPTPAEEQSLRQDWEEIIELIALGKVASISARHGEVLQLRPKAANSRAKTECIREDGTIGLTNPRGFYLKTAFTQQILRAAFAD, translated from the coding sequence ATGAATATTCATAACAGCCCCACATCTCTAGAGGAACTCATGGACAGGGCCGTCGGTATGGCGGGTCTCAGCCTGGCACAACTGGCTGCCGAGCACAGTCTGGGGGTCCCAAAGGATCTGCGCCGGGATAAGGGTTGGATTGGGCAACTGATGGAGCTGGAACTCGGGGCCAGCGCCGGCTCCAAACCCCAGCAGGATTTTCTGCACCTGGGGGTGGAGCTCAAGACCATACCTGTGGATGACACGGGTAAACCGCTGGAAACCACCTATGTCTGTGTGGCACCGCTGCTGGATACCACTGGGCTGCGCTGGCACGATAGCCTGGTACGCCATAAATTGCAGCGGGTGCTGTGGATCCCGGTGCAGGGAAGTCGCGACATTCCCCTTGGTGAGCGCCGTATCGGCATGCCGGTACTGTGGCAACCCACGCCGGCAGAAGAACAAAGCCTGAGACAGGACTGGGAAGAGATTATCGAGCTTATCGCCCTGGGAAAGGTGGCATCCATTAGCGCCAGACACGGTGAGGTATTACAGCTCAGACCCAAGGCCGCCAACAGCCGTGCCAAGACCGAGTGCATACGGGAAGACGGTACCATAGGCCTCACCAATCCGCGGGGGTTTTACCTGAAAACCGCTTTTACCCAGCAAATTCTGCGCGCCGCCTTTGCCGACTGA
- the rppH gene encoding RNA pyrophosphohydrolase, which produces MIDSDGFRANVGIIICNRFGQVMWARRFGQHSWQFPQGGVDEGETAEDAMYRELYEEVGLRPEHVQILTSTRSWLRYRLPKRLVRQDSKPVCIGQKQKWFLLQLKSQESAINLNSSGHPEFDDWRWVSYWYPVRQVVSFKRDVYRKVMKEFAATALAFQNKEPPPRKRSRQR; this is translated from the coding sequence GTGATTGATAGCGACGGCTTTCGCGCAAATGTGGGCATCATAATCTGTAACAGATTCGGCCAGGTCATGTGGGCCAGGCGATTTGGACAACATTCGTGGCAATTTCCCCAGGGTGGGGTCGATGAGGGTGAAACGGCAGAAGATGCCATGTATCGCGAACTGTATGAAGAAGTAGGGCTGAGACCCGAACACGTGCAGATCCTCACCTCAACCCGTTCCTGGCTCAGGTATCGCTTACCCAAGCGTCTGGTGCGCCAGGACAGCAAGCCCGTATGTATTGGCCAGAAGCAGAAGTGGTTTTTGTTACAGCTGAAGAGCCAGGAAAGCGCCATCAACCTCAATTCTTCCGGTCACCCGGAGTTTGATGATTGGCGCTGGGTCAGCTATTGGTATCCGGTGCGGCAGGTGGTCTCCTTCAAGCGGGATGTGTACCGTAAGGTAATGAAGGAGTTCGCGGCCACGGCTCTGGCATTCCAGAACAAGGAGCCGCCACCGCGCAAGCGCAGTCGCCAACGCTGA